The genomic segment AAAATTTGTTATGATATAAATAGTGGCATTTTAAAATTATTAAAACAAGATGGACTATCTAATATAAAAGATGCCATTGGAATAGATATTAAAAGATAAAGAAGGATTATTTTTGATAAAATTTAATAAAACTACACTAAAAAATAAGCTAGAAGTTTATCATATACCTGTTAACAAGGGCTCAAAAGTTATAAGTGTAGATATATTTTACAAAGTTGGGTCCAGAAATGAGACTATGGGTAAAAGCGGGATAGCTCACATGCTAGAACATTTAAATTTCAAATCAACAAAAAACCTAAAAGCTGGAGAATTTGATGAGATAGTAAAAGGATTTGGTGGAATAAATAATGCTTCTACTGGATTTGATTATACACATTATTTCATAAAATGCTCAAATGAAAATCTAAAAAAAAGCTTAGATTTATTTGCTGAACTTATGAAGAATTTAAAACTAAAAGATAGTGAATTTCAACCAGAAAGAGATGTTGTTGCAGAAGAAAGAAGATGGAGAACTGATAATAATCCATTGGGATATTTGTATTTTAGGCTTTACAATAATGCTTTTATGTATCATCCATATCACTGGACACCAATAGGCTTTATAAATGATATAAGAAATTGGAATATTAATAATATAAAAGAATTTCACTCAACATATTATCAACCAAAAAATGCAATACTAATAATAAGTGGCGATATCTCAAAAGACGATGCATTTAAACTAGCAAAAGATAGTTTTGAGAATATAAAAAATACAAAACAAATACCAAAATTACACTGCATAGAACCAAAACAAGATGGTGAAAAAAGAGCTATAATATACAAAGATAGCCCTACTCAAATGATTGCAATTGCATATAAAATACCGCCATTTAATCACGAAGATCAAATAGCTTTAAATGCTATGAGTGAATATCTAGCAAACGGCAAAAGCTCTATTTTACAAGATATCTTAGTAGAACAAAAACAGCTTGTAAATCAAATATATGCATATCCTATGAGCAGTATAGATGAAAATCTTTTTGTATTCCTTGCAGTTTGTAATCCAGACATTAAAGCAGAAGATATAGAAAAAGAAATTTTACAAATAATATCAAATATAAAAGAAAAAGAGATAGATGAAGATGATATTTTAAGAGTTAAAAATATCATAAAAACAGATTTTGTATACTCATTTGATAGTGCTTCCAAGGTTGCTAGCTTATATGGCAGTTATCTAGCAAAAGGTGACATAAAACCTTTATATAAGCTGGAGGAAAGCATAGAAAATATAGACAAAGAGATGCTAAAAGAGGCTGCAAAAAAATACTTTATAGCAAAAAACTCAACCACGGTTATACTAAAAAAGGAAGAGGGATGAAACAACAAATTATAGGTGCAATGACGGCATTGATAACACCATTTAAAAATAATAAAATAGATGAAGAAACTTATGAAAAACTAATCCTTAGACAGATAAAAAACGGGATAGATGCCGTGGTGCCGGTTGGAACAACTGGAGAAAGTGCAACTCTAACCCATGATGAGCATAGAGTTTGTATAGAAATAGCAGTTAATGTCTGTAAAAATACAAATACAAAAGTGTTAGCTGGAGCTGGAAGTAATGCTACGCATGAAGCTATAGATATAGCTCAGTTTGCACAAAAAAATGGAGCAGACGGTATACTTTCCGTAGCACCTTATTACAACAAGCCTATGCAAAATGGGCTATATGAACACTATAAAGCTATAGCAAATAGCATAGATATACCAGTTTTATTGTATAATGTGCCAGGCAGAACAGGCTCTGATATAATGCCCCAAACGGCTCTTAAGCTTTTTAAAGATTGTAAGAATATATATGGCATAAAAGAAGCAACAGGAAAAATAGATAGATGTGTTGATCTTTTGGCACACGAACCTGCTTTGGTAGTAATAAGCGGAGAAGATGCTATAAATTACCCTATTTTAGCAAATGGTGGCAAGGGTGTCATATCTGTAACATCAAATTTATTACCAGATAATATATCTGATTTAACACATTTAGCTTTAGAAGAAAAATTCATACAAGCTAAAAAAATAAATGATATGTTATATGATATTAATAAAATTATGTTTTGTGAAAGCAATCCAATACCAGTAAAAGCAGCTATGTATTTAGCTGGATTAACACCTGTGCTTGAATATAGATTGCCATTAACAAAACCAAGTAACGAAAACTTAAAAAATATAGAAAAAATTATGAAAAACTATAATATAAAAGGATTTTAATGTATTTAAAAGATGATTTTCAAAACAAAACTTTAGTAATTAGTGGTGGAACCAGAGGGATAGGAAGATCTATTGTCTTAGAATTTGCAAAAATGGGTGCAAATATTGCTTTTACTTATAATTCAAACGAAGAACTTGCAAAACAACAAGCATTGGAATTAGAAAAAGAATATAACATAAAAGCCAGAGCTTATGCCTTAAACATACTAGAGCCAGAAATGTATAAAGATTTGTTTTTAAAAATAGATGAAGATTTTGATAGAGTTGATTTTTTTATATCAAACGCAATTATAGCTGGTCGTTCTGTAGCTGGCGGTTATACTAAATTTTTAAAATTAAGACCAAGAGGAATAAATAATATCTTTACAGCAACAGTAAATGCATTTGTTGTTGGAGCTCAAGAAGCGGCAAAAAGAATGCAAAAAGTTGGAGGTGGAAGCATAATATCTCTTTCATCAACTGGAAATTTAGTCTATATACAAAACTATGCTGGTCACGGAACAGCAAAAGCAGCTGTTGAAGCAATGGCAAGGTATGCAGCAACAGAACTTGGAGAGTTTAATATAAGAGTAAATATAGTAAGTGGTGGCCCTATAGACACAGATGCTTTAAAAGCATTTACAAACTACGAAGAGGTTAAAGAAGTTACATCAAAACTTAGTCCTTTAAACAGAATGGGACAACCTGATGATTTAGCAGGTGCTTGTCTATTTTTATGCTCAAGCAAAGCAAGCTGGGTAACAGGACATACATTTGTTATCGACGGAGGAACAACATTTAAATGAGTCTAAATCTGCCAAATGCGCTAGCTTTTTTTAGAATACTTTTAGCACCATTGATGTTTTACATACTTATAAATGCACAATCTAATTTTTCAGATGTGCATATAAGTTGGATAAATTATTTTGCTGGACTTATTTTTGTTATAGCTAGTGTAACAGACTTTTTTGATGGATATATAGCAAGAGCATGGGACCAAAAAACAAAACTTGGTGCCATACTTGACCCATTGGCTGACAAAATGCTTATATTGGCAGCTTTCTTAGGTCTTATGATGATACAAAGAGCAAATCCTTGGGCTGTATATATAATACTAGTAAGGGAGTTTTTTATAACTGGTTTTAGGGTTGTTGTTGCAAGTGAGGGTTTAAATGTTTCGGCTTCTATAGCTGGAAAAATAAAAACAGTTTTTCAAATGATAGCCATAGGATGGCTTGTAATGCAATGGTCATTTTCAGATGTATTGCTTTGGTTCTCAGTAATTTTAACACTATATTCAGGTCTTGAATACATTATAACTTATATAAAAGCAAAATAAGAAAAAACCTTAAATTATAAACTTTTTACATCAACAGATACGGCGCTAGTCTTAAGTTCCTTTAGCTCATAAAACAGATAATAATATATTAATTCATCTGGATTTAAGCTTTTATTAACAAACACAGGTTCAATCATATTCATGATCTTATCAGACAAACTAGCAACCTCGACTAATAAAAGTTCATCTGATCTATTTTTTGCAACCTTAATACAATTAGAAAATAAAGAAAAAATAGACTCAAATTCGTTTAAAACAACATTTGAAACTATCTTTGAATCATTATAAACTATTTTATTTAATTTCTCTTTGAGATCAACTAAAGCAACCAATGTTTCTTTTATTTTATTTTTATGCTTTGCTGTATTTTTGTAGCCTTTTTTGGAAGAATTGCCATATTCAACAACAAGCAAGTCTATCGTCTCTTCTATAAATTCCAAGCTCTGCTTTAAATTTTTATTTATATTTGGATCAACACCATTTTTCTTCATCTTATGTCTTAAGAGCATTTGGATTTGTTGCAAATAAGAGCTTATACTTTCATAGTAATCTTCATCGTTAAAAACTCTTTTAAAAAAAGAACTTTCATTTCGACTTTTTAAGTTTTTGTTTTTTAGATTTTCCATCATATTATTAAACTCAATTACACTTAAATTTGATTGGTTTTCAATATTATCATTATTGATATTTTCAAAAGTGGTAATATATTGTTCTAGCTTTTCTATATCTTTTTTTATAGCATTAAAATTCACATAAATCTCTTATAAATATTTTTAAAAATATTATACTAAAAATATAAAAAATTTAAAATAAAAAACATTTTAATGAAAATTAAGGATATAGATATTTATTTAAACCTGATTTTTGGCAGACTTTTTTATATCAAGTTTACTTAGTCTGTAAAAAATGCTTAAAAACAAAGAAAACATAAGAAGATTAAAAAACCTAGTAGTATTAATAAAATTATTACTTTAAAAAACAAGAAGATATTGAAAATGTATGAATGGTGCGCCCGAGAGGATTCGAACCTCTGGCCTTTTGAACCGCAATCAAATGCTCTATCCAGCTGAGCTACGAGCGCAAGAAGTAGTAAAGTAAAATACTTATTTAGATTTGTGATTTTATCAAAATATCCTTAAATTAAACATAGTTTGAATAAATTTATACTTTTTTTAGTGATAACTTGTTAATCTTTAGAATAAAAATAAATTTCAAATAATTAAAAAGGATAAAGATGAATAATTTTTTTGACAGCTTAAAAGAGATAAAAAAGGATATGGTAAAAGAGCAAAAATCAGCTCAACCAAAAACAATAACAAAAGAAGATGTGATAGCAAAAAAAGAAAAAAAACTAAGAGATGATTTCTTGGCGTATATAAAAGATTGCAATATAAAGAAGATTTAAATCTTGATTCAATCATATAAATTTGAAATTTTCGGTCTAGTTCAAGGTGTTGGATTTAGACCTTTTGTGTATTTATTGGCAATCAAACACAACCTTTTTGGTAATGTATACAATGATGATAGTGGTGTAAAAATCAGCATTTATGGAGATGAAAATAATATAAAAATTTTTGAAAAGGAGCTAGTTAAAAAACTACCCCCGCTTGCTAGAATTGATGATATAAAAAAATACAAAATAGATGAAAAATTTGATAAATTTGAAATTATAGAATCCAAACAAGCAAAAAAAATATCACCAATACTTCCTGATTTTGCACTTTGTAAAGATTGTGAAAGAGAATTTTTTGCTCCAACAAATCACAGATTTAACTATCCATTTATAAATTGCACAAACTGTGGCCCTAGATTTAGTATAATACAGTCATTACCATATGACAGAAAAAACACAACAATGAGTGTATTTAAAATGTGTAAAACTTGTGAAAGTGAATACACAAATCCTTTAGACAGAAGATACCATGCACAGCCAATTTCTTGCCCCGATTGTGGGCCTAGGTTAATGCTGAAAGATAAAGATAAAAATATATTATCTATAGATGAAAAAGCTATAAAAACAGCATGTAATCTAATAAATAATGGAAAAATACTTGCCATAAAAGGCCTTGGTGGATTTCATTTAGTTTGCAATGCATTTGATGAAAATGTAGTTAATAAATTAAGAGAGAAAAAACATAGGCGTCATAAACCATTTGCGATAATGTCAAAAAATATAGGCTCAGCAAAACAAAATGCTCATATATCAAAAGACGAAGAAGAGCTTTTGATATCAAATTTAAAACCAATAGTTCTTTTAAAAACAAAAAAACAAACAAAAATAGCAAAAAGTGTAGCTCCAAATTTAAACAAAATAGGATTAATGCTTCCATTTAGCGGAATTCATCTAGCTCTTTTTAAGTATCTAAAATGTGATATAATAGCAACTAGTGCAAATATATCATCGCAACCAGTTATATGCAAAGAAGATCAGCTATTAAATTCCTTATCAGATGTTATTGATTTTTATTTAGATCACGATAGAGAGATATTTTCTCCAAGCGATGATAGTATAGGATTTGTAAACAATAAAAAGACATTTTTTACAAGAACATCAAGAGGACTTAACCCAAATTTTATAAACACAAACTCAAACAAAAAAGGAGTTTTTTTGGCACTCGGAGCCGAGCTTAAAAATCAATTTGCTATATATAACAACGGAACTATAATTATAAGTCCATATATAGGCGATTTAAAAAATGTAGCAACCTTTGATAGATTTTTAGATGTCTTAAACTTATTTCAAAGTACATATGAGCTTAAATTTGATGAAGTTATAGCTGACTTACACCCTCAATTTTTGAACTTAAAATATGCTAAGTCCAAACAATACAAAATAACGCAAATTCAACACCATTATGCACATTTGCTTAGTGTTATTCTTGAAAATAATCTATCTTTGGATAAAAAATATCTTGGATTTTGTTTTGATGGAACTGGTTTTGGGGATGATGGTAAAATTTGGGGCGGCGAAGTTTTTGAAATAAATGGCAAAAATTATAATAGACTCTATCATTTTGATGAATTTTTATTGTTAGGTGGAGAAAGTAGCATAAAAAATATATATAAATTAGCACTTAGTGTGATATTTAAATACGATATAGAAGTTGAAGCTAGAGAATTTTTGAATCAATTTGATAGCAAAACTATAAAAAATTTAAAACTAATATCAAAAAATAATCAATCATCAATAAAAACAAGCTCTCTTGGTAGGATATTTGATGCTTTTGCTTGTATAGTGCTTGATATAAAAAATATAAGCTATGAAGCACAAACTGGGATGGAGCTTGAAAAATTTTATGATGAAAATTTAGATTTTAGCTATGAATTTAAATTAGATGATGGTATTATAAATTTTAAAGATGCTTTTTTAGGTGCTTTAAAAGATGACAAGACAAAAGCTTCAACTGGATTTATAAACGGAGTAGCAAACTTAATGTGCAAAATAGCAATAAAAGAAGATTTGGAGGTTATTTTTTCTGGTGGTGTTTTTCAAAATAGCATACTTTTAAATGCAATTCATAATAAATTCAAACATCATAATATAAAATATTATGAAAATTCAAAATTTTGTTCCAATGATTCAAATATATGCTTAGGACAAATTCAATATCTCTTAATATAAAGGATAACCATGGATGAAATTATAAGATTTAGTGTATCTTTGCCAAAACCTCTATTAAACGAATTAGATAACAGAATAGAAGAAAAAGGGTATGTGTCAAGAAGTGAGTTTATAAGAGATATGATTAGAGAAAAAATGGTTCAAGATAGCTGGAACAATGAAAAAAATACGTTAATTGGTGTTTTAACACTAATATACGAACATCATCATAGCGATCTTGTTTTAAGAATGCTAGAACTTCAACACGATGCCGATATAGAAATAATTTGCACAACACATATACACCTTAACCATGAAAATTGCCTTGAAACATTAGTATTAAAAGGTAGAGGAAAAAAAATAAAAAAATTTTGTGATAGAATTGGTGGTCTAAAAGGTGTAAAGCTATGCGAACTTACCAAAACAGCAGTAACACATAGCTAATCTTAATCTCTAAATATAAGTCTTTTTATCTTATTTAGCCCCAATTTCATACCGCTATATCTCATTATTTTAGCCATTTGTTTCCAAATAGGTAATTCATAGCATGGGTGTGGGCATTTATGGCATCTTGGTTTTTCTGTATGTGGACATCTTTTTAGTCTTTCATAGGCATAATTTGCAATTTGCATACATTCATCACATAAACAAACATCTATATTTAGCACATTGTCTTCACCATTAAAATCAATAGAAATACTCCTTTGTGTTTTTTTATTGTCTTTATGTTTATCATCACAATAAAGCTGAATAAATTTTGTTACAGTTTGTATTTCACTTTTAAATTTATCTTTTGTCATTTTTCTATATCTTTACTTTTTTATTTAACATAAATATAACAAAAAAAATATATAAATTCATTAAGATAAATCAAGAAAATAACAAAAAAAATAATTATTTTAATATTTTTTCGTTGAGATTTAAAAATTACAGAATACAATTTGTATACAAAAGTAAAAAATTGCTTTAAGTATAGTGTTTTATTGCTTATTGTATTTATTATTTTTTTAAGCTTAAATTTGTTTGTAATAAATCCTATAAAAAGCATAGAAGCTGGTAGAAATATCATTTATATGATAGCAGAAAAAGACTTGCTTATGGTGTTAATTGATTATATAAATATTTTTATGATACAAAACAACAAGTAAAAACAAATCATATATAAAACAAATAAATATACTAAATGACCAAAAAACACATTAATAGCATATTTTTTACTGATAAGTATAATTTAGCAAGATGAGTTGTAATAAAGATGTAGTTAGATAAATAAAAGAACTTTAATTAAGAAATGAAATTCTAAAATGCTAAACGATGACACAATAAAAGCCGAAGATATATTCTATAAAGATGATTTAAAGAATAAACTTTAAATTATTAAATTGAATTTTTATAAAAATATATTAGAATATGCAAAATTATAAATTAGGAACAAAAAATGCAGCAAGACAATTTAGAATTTTGGAAAAATCAAGCACTTAAATATAAAAATAACATAAAAGCTGTAAATTTTGATTCAAATTCGGAAGAACTGGAGAAATTATTTTTAGAAAAATACATTCCAGATAATAAAATTGTTTGTGATTTTGGTTGTGGAAATGGTTTAAACATCATAAATCTGGCCAAACAAAGACCAAAATCTATATTTTATGGAATAGATGCTGTAAAGGAAATGATAGAAAATGCAAACAGTCAAATACAATCTTTGCAAAATATAAAATTCTTAAATTTATCTGCAACAGATAATTTGTCTGATAAACTTCAAATAAAATTTGACATTATTATAAGCAAGAGATTGTTGATAAATTTAAAAGGTGATTTAAAGTATAAAGCTATAAATAATATATATAAATGTTTAAAGCAAGATGGTATGTATATTATGATGGAAGCTTTTATAGAGCCACTAGAAAAAATAAATAAATTAAGAGCAGCTTTGAATCTTGAACCAATTCAAGTACATCATTTTAATGAATATCTGAAAAATGAATTTTTAGATGATATAAAAGACAAATTTAAGATCAAAGAAATTTGTGATTTTAATAGTATTTATTATTTTATATCTAGAGTTTTAAATGCTGCAAACTCAAGTCCCAACAATCCATCTTATGATAGTAAATTAAATCAAATAGCATTAGCTTTATCAAAAACAGAAAATTTAAAGATAGATGGATTGTCTCCAGAAATTATGTATATTTTTAAAAAACTATAAATGGGTAAAAATAAAAAATTTCTTATTTTTAAAATTATTTTAATATTTTTTGAAATAATATTTACCATTTAAACAAAAAGAATAAGCATAAATTTAAAATTACGTACAAAACTTATGCTTATCATGGTTTTTGCTATGTATTGTCGCATTATCAACTTTGTATTTTAAAGAATATTACAACAGATACAAACAGGCTAAGATTTTACCAAAAATTATTTATTAAGTTTCATGTATAGAAAATTAATTTATCAAATACAAATAAAGCGTGAGTTAGTATGAGATAGACTGCAAATTGTATTGTAGCCACAAAAACAAAACTGAAAAATCACAGAAAAATAGTTGATAATCTTTTTAAAATTTTATGATATTTTACATCAAGTAAAACTGAACGATGATTTTTGGCTAAAGCTCAAAAGTGAAATTCTTAAAGATATTAGACTAGATATTGAGAATAAAATTGATATAAAGCTAGTAAAAATTACAGAAGCTTATGCTTAAATTATACAAATTCATTAAATAGCTTTATGTTGAGTTTATCCAGATATAAAATCTTGTTTGATTGCTTTTAACTTTGTAGCCAATGCAAAAGAATCTATGAATTAGAGCTATGATTAATGGTGTTTTTTATCTAAAGACACAAATAACTGACCAAAATTAAATATATTTCTTACAAAATATGATATTTATGCAACAAATATGAAAAATTTATTTGAAACTACAAAAAATATAAATTTAAAAAAATCCAACAATGCTCTAATGTCCAAAAATAGCTCTAAATTTCAAAATTAAAAAAATCTCATAGATGCATATTTTAGAAAATAAGCAGATTTTCAAAAATCATATTTATTGGGAATAACTTTATTAATTTTAGTTTATTCGTTGATTTCTATTAACAAATTTTCAAATACTTTTTACATAATGCAAAATGGAGTTATTTCTTTTTGAATTTTATAAATGACAAAAGCTATTCATGATAGTATGTAAAAATCGAAGATGGACTTCAAAAAATATTTTTTTCTAATCAATGAAATGACAAATATTACTCAAAGGGAAAAAGATGAGGAATTCAAATCATTGATAACTTCAAATCCAAATAATGCTGAATTAAATAAATTAAAAGAAATTAGAAATATTATGTTTATTAGATTGGGAGAAAATATCAAGAATGTTGTATCTGTATTGTATGAATATTCTAAAAATAATTTTAAAAATAGAATGGAGTTAAAATAAGATATAGAAGGAAAAGCTAACTTAATAAGAGATATGGTAGAGCAAAGCAACTCACTTTCCTTAAATACTGCTATTGAAGTAGTAGGAGTTAGTGTTGATAGAAAAGTATTTGCTGTTGTTGCAAGAAAAAAGTAATAAGTCTAGCTGAACAAACTGATTCGCAGTTAGAACATATAGAACAAAGCTCTAAAAACATCATATCCGGAGTTGCTTACTTAAACTCATCACTAAAAGAAAGTGCTACAAATATTTTCAGTCTAAGTGTTTAAGCAAATGAACTTATGAAAATTGCTTACGAAGCACAAAGCACAAACAATGAATCAATAAAAATAACTAAAGATGTAAAGATAAAAACAGACCAAACTTTGGAAAATCTAACAAATTTACTAAAAGAGATTGAGAAGTTTTTAATCATAGCAAACGACAATGATAAAATTTCAAAAGAACTTGTTAATATCGCTGAGGTATTAAAAAGTGTTTACACTACACTAAATTCAAATCTAAATAAATTTAAAGTGTGAGTTTAGTTATCTAAACTCACTTAATGCTTTTTGTAAGTCCTCTTTACTGTCTATTCCTATACTTTTGCTACTAACTTCTAGCATAAGTATTTTTTTACCATTTTCCAATGCTCTTAATTGCTCTAATTTCTCCAAGTTTTCAAGCGTTGAATAAGAAAGGTTGCAAAATTCATTCAAGCTTTTAACACTATACCCATAAATTCCAAGATGAGCCTTATAAGTAGCCATTAAATCGGATCTATTAAAAGGAATACAAGAGCGAGAAAAATAAAGAGCATATTCATCTTTATCTGTCACAACTTTTACTAAATTTAAATCATCTACATTTTCTTTATCTATTTTTTTATAACAAGAAAACATAAAAGCATTATTTTGGTTTTTTGCACAAAAAGTTTTAAAATTTCGTATGACATCTGTTTCTATAAATGGCTCATCGGCTTGAACATTAATAATTATCTCATCATCTTTAAGGCCTAAAATCTCGGTAGCTTGTCTTATCCTATCTGTTCCGCTTTGATGATTTAGGTCAGTTAAAACAGCTTTTATGCTGTATTGTTTTGCTATTTGAAGAACTTTTTCATTATCAACAGCAACAACCACATCATCGCACTCACTAACAGCTTTTGCCGTAGCAACAAACATAGGAACCCCGTTTATAGGAGTTATTATTTTTTCAGGAAATCTCGTTGATTTTAGTCTTGCTGGAATAATAATCATTGTTTTATCCAAGATAAAATTTCATCTTTTATATTATCTTTTTCAACTATATTAGGGTGTAAATTCTTAGCATTAAATAGCTTTTTTATGCTTTTTGGAATTTCTTGATCTAGTTTTTTGGCAAGTTTTTTAAGTCCTTGTTTTTCATCTTTGCTTTGCATATCACAAGCTTTTAGCATACTAGGTGCAAATTTTACCCAATGTGCTGTTGATGTTACTATATTTATGCTTTTATTATCTATCATCTTAAAGCAAGTTGCGGTATGTGGGTCTATTGCATAGCCTTTTTTGACCCATTTTTTTATAAATTTCTCACACTCTTTATCAGTGCAAAAATCAGCTACAAAATCCTCTTGCAACTTTGCAAGTTCGCTCTTTTTGAGTTTATAAAATTTGTTTTCACTCAAATCTTTCATAAGCTCTCTTGTTCTAACGGCACCAAATTTGTCAAACAATAATCTTTCTATATTTGAACTAATCAAAATATCCATTGCAGGGCTTATGGTTTTTGCTAATTTTTTATCTCTTAAATCATATTTTCCGGTATTGAAAAATTCTGTCAAAATTTTATTTTTATTTGATGCTATTTTTATTTTTCCTATTTTAGCACCCATTTTTTTTGCATAATAAGCACCCAAAGCATTTCCAAAATTTCCACTCGGAACTATAATATCAATACTTTGATTTTCATCTATAACCTTATCTTTTAAAAGCTTTGTATAAGTATAAGCATGATAAATAATTTGAAACATTATACGACCAAAATTTACAGAGTTTGCCGCACTTAAATTTAAACTCTCTTTTTTAAGTTCAGACTTAAACTCATCATCAGCTAAAAGAGTTTTTAGTGTATTTTGAGCATCATCAAAATCACCTTTTATGCCTATAACTTTTAAATTTTCACCCTTCATACAAACCATCTGAAGTCTTTGAACTTCACTTGTTCCATCAGCTGGATATATGCAAACAACCTTTATATTTTCAGCATTTGCAAATGTGTTTAGTGTCGCAGGTCCTGTGTCCCCGCTAGTAGCACACATAATCAAATATTTTTCATCTTTTTGTTTGGCTAGCGAGCTTAAAACTTCGCCAAATGGAGCAAGTGCCATGTCTTTAAAAGCACGAGTAGGTCCGTGATATAGCTCATTTACATATATATTTTTATCTATTTTTTTGAGTTTAACTGGATTTTTTGGATCATCAAAGCTTCTATATCTTTTTAAGGCTTTTTTAAAAATATCTTTTTCAATGTCAAACTTAAATAATTTTAAAATTTCTAATGCAAATTTTTCATATTTTAATTTAGCCAATTCATTCCAAAGCTCTTGTGAAATATATGGAAATTTTTTTGGTGCATAAAGACCACCATATTTACTACTAGGCGACAATAATGCCTGAGTAAGTTCTACTTTTTTTAGTTTTTCATCTTTTTTTGCTCTTGTTTGAACTAATTTCATACACTACCTTTATATAGTTATATTTATTTTAATTATAAAATTTTTGAGTTTATAAGCTCTTTAAACTCATTACCAAGGACTACCTGAAGCTTTATTAAAGACACATTAAGACCAAAATCTTTAATCTTTACAAAATCCTTATTTGTAACTAAAATAGATGTTGCATTATGCTCTTTGATGATTTTTAACAACTCATCTTTTTTAAAGCTATAATGATCAACAAAATAATAAGATTCTACACATATTTGTTTAAACTCATCGAGCCTATTTGGATTTGCTATAGCTGAAACCAAAACCATTCTTTGGGTTGGATTTATTATCTTTGTATTTTTAAAATAAGAGATATCTTCTTGGGCTATAAAATCAGCAAATTTATAAAAATAAAAAGGATACCTATAAGCCCCGCTAGGTATACAGATATCAAAAAACGGCTCTTGTTTTGGCTTAATGAGAATATTAAATTTTTTTATATGAAATTTACCAAAACCATCATCTAAAAGTATATATTTTGCACCAAGCTCTTTTGCTTTTTGTATAGCAATATCCCTATTTTCACTAACGATAACATTAGCATTTTTGACATTTGTAGCATACTCCATA from the Campylobacter pinnipediorum subsp. pinnipediorum genome contains:
- a CDS encoding M16 family metallopeptidase, which produces MIKFNKTTLKNKLEVYHIPVNKGSKVISVDIFYKVGSRNETMGKSGIAHMLEHLNFKSTKNLKAGEFDEIVKGFGGINNASTGFDYTHYFIKCSNENLKKSLDLFAELMKNLKLKDSEFQPERDVVAEERRWRTDNNPLGYLYFRLYNNAFMYHPYHWTPIGFINDIRNWNINNIKEFHSTYYQPKNAILIISGDISKDDAFKLAKDSFENIKNTKQIPKLHCIEPKQDGEKRAIIYKDSPTQMIAIAYKIPPFNHEDQIALNAMSEYLANGKSSILQDILVEQKQLVNQIYAYPMSSIDENLFVFLAVCNPDIKAEDIEKEILQIISNIKEKEIDEDDILRVKNIIKTDFVYSFDSASKVASLYGSYLAKGDIKPLYKLEESIENIDKEMLKEAAKKYFIAKNSTTVILKKEEG
- the dapA gene encoding 4-hydroxy-tetrahydrodipicolinate synthase yields the protein MKQQIIGAMTALITPFKNNKIDEETYEKLILRQIKNGIDAVVPVGTTGESATLTHDEHRVCIEIAVNVCKNTNTKVLAGAGSNATHEAIDIAQFAQKNGADGILSVAPYYNKPMQNGLYEHYKAIANSIDIPVLLYNVPGRTGSDIMPQTALKLFKDCKNIYGIKEATGKIDRCVDLLAHEPALVVISGEDAINYPILANGGKGVISVTSNLLPDNISDLTHLALEEKFIQAKKINDMLYDINKIMFCESNPIPVKAAMYLAGLTPVLEYRLPLTKPSNENLKNIEKIMKNYNIKGF
- a CDS encoding enoyl-ACP reductase, with the translated sequence MYLKDDFQNKTLVISGGTRGIGRSIVLEFAKMGANIAFTYNSNEELAKQQALELEKEYNIKARAYALNILEPEMYKDLFLKIDEDFDRVDFFISNAIIAGRSVAGGYTKFLKLRPRGINNIFTATVNAFVVGAQEAAKRMQKVGGGSIISLSSTGNLVYIQNYAGHGTAKAAVEAMARYAATELGEFNIRVNIVSGGPIDTDALKAFTNYEEVKEVTSKLSPLNRMGQPDDLAGACLFLCSSKASWVTGHTFVIDGGTTFK
- the pgsA gene encoding CDP-diacylglycerol--glycerol-3-phosphate 3-phosphatidyltransferase, whose protein sequence is MSLNLPNALAFFRILLAPLMFYILINAQSNFSDVHISWINYFAGLIFVIASVTDFFDGYIARAWDQKTKLGAILDPLADKMLILAAFLGLMMIQRANPWAVYIILVREFFITGFRVVVASEGLNVSASIAGKIKTVFQMIAIGWLVMQWSFSDVLLWFSVILTLYSGLEYIITYIKAK
- the hypF gene encoding carbamoyltransferase HypF codes for the protein MIQSYKFEIFGLVQGVGFRPFVYLLAIKHNLFGNVYNDDSGVKISIYGDENNIKIFEKELVKKLPPLARIDDIKKYKIDEKFDKFEIIESKQAKKISPILPDFALCKDCEREFFAPTNHRFNYPFINCTNCGPRFSIIQSLPYDRKNTTMSVFKMCKTCESEYTNPLDRRYHAQPISCPDCGPRLMLKDKDKNILSIDEKAIKTACNLINNGKILAIKGLGGFHLVCNAFDENVVNKLREKKHRRHKPFAIMSKNIGSAKQNAHISKDEEELLISNLKPIVLLKTKKQTKIAKSVAPNLNKIGLMLPFSGIHLALFKYLKCDIIATSANISSQPVICKEDQLLNSLSDVIDFYLDHDREIFSPSDDSIGFVNNKKTFFTRTSRGLNPNFINTNSNKKGVFLALGAELKNQFAIYNNGTIIISPYIGDLKNVATFDRFLDVLNLFQSTYELKFDEVIADLHPQFLNLKYAKSKQYKITQIQHHYAHLLSVILENNLSLDKKYLGFCFDGTGFGDDGKIWGGEVFEINGKNYNRLYHFDEFLLLGGESSIKNIYKLALSVIFKYDIEVEAREFLNQFDSKTIKNLKLISKNNQSSIKTSSLGRIFDAFACIVLDIKNISYEAQTGMELEKFYDENLDFSYEFKLDDGIINFKDAFLGALKDDKTKASTGFINGVANLMCKIAIKEDLEVIFSGGVFQNSILLNAIHNKFKHHNIKYYENSKFCSNDSNICLGQIQYLLI